The following coding sequences lie in one Paenibacillus durus ATCC 35681 genomic window:
- a CDS encoding MFS transporter — protein sequence MKDKKWDLLALASIPLIMTLGNSMLLPVLPQISRKLAISSFQVSMIITVYGVVAIIMIPVAGYLSDRFGRKAVILPSLIIAALGGGVSAVAAWLMEGISAYWVILGGRLLQGIGAAGAFPIVLPFVGDMFKDEEEVSKGLGLIETSNTFGKVLSPILGAFLGTLLWFLPFIAIPALCLISFFLVLFLVKSPKLKESEISTVPQFLAGIRTVLHEKGRWMYAIFAVGCICMFVTFGVLFYLSETLESVYRLRGVLKGLVLAIPLALLCLSSYGAGKIIGKNKNLMKWIGFGGMVLVTASMVITGFYKGIYYMVGFLGLAGIGIGAALPSLDALITESIEKENRGTITSLYSSMRFIGVSLGPPAVSLLMNAGHWTLFGTMAAVGAAGGLLTLFAIKPSKGEGEKGEKLSRYKAGPAVPKAAFGHKDRSPV from the coding sequence ATGAAAGATAAAAAATGGGATCTGCTGGCGCTGGCGTCTATCCCTCTGATCATGACGCTTGGAAATTCGATGCTGTTGCCCGTACTTCCTCAAATATCCCGAAAGCTGGCGATCAGTTCTTTTCAGGTCAGCATGATCATAACGGTATACGGCGTCGTCGCGATTATTATGATCCCCGTTGCCGGCTATCTTTCCGACCGGTTCGGACGCAAAGCCGTTATTCTTCCCAGCCTAATCATCGCCGCTCTCGGCGGAGGCGTGTCTGCGGTCGCCGCATGGTTAATGGAAGGGATCTCCGCGTACTGGGTGATTCTGGGAGGGCGTTTATTGCAGGGAATTGGAGCGGCGGGGGCATTTCCGATCGTGCTGCCTTTTGTCGGAGATATGTTCAAGGATGAAGAGGAGGTAAGCAAAGGGCTCGGACTGATCGAAACCTCCAACACCTTCGGCAAAGTGCTCAGTCCGATTCTCGGCGCTTTCCTGGGAACGCTGTTGTGGTTCCTGCCGTTTATCGCCATTCCTGCGCTCTGTCTGATTTCTTTTTTCCTGGTCCTGTTCTTGGTCAAAAGTCCCAAGCTAAAAGAAAGCGAAATCTCCACTGTTCCGCAGTTTCTCGCGGGCATCCGAACCGTGCTGCATGAAAAAGGCCGCTGGATGTACGCCATATTTGCCGTTGGCTGCATCTGCATGTTCGTCACATTTGGCGTCCTATTCTACCTGTCGGAAACGCTTGAATCGGTGTACCGCCTGCGCGGCGTGTTGAAAGGCCTTGTGCTGGCTATTCCGCTCGCGCTGTTATGTCTGTCCTCCTATGGAGCCGGAAAAATAATCGGCAAAAACAAAAACTTGATGAAATGGATCGGATTTGGAGGTATGGTGCTGGTCACGGCCTCTATGGTAATCACGGGCTTTTATAAGGGGATTTACTACATGGTGGGATTTCTTGGACTAGCCGGAATCGGCATCGGCGCCGCACTTCCCAGCCTGGATGCGCTGATTACCGAAAGCATTGAAAAAGAGAACCGCGGCACCATAACTTCCCTGTACAGCAGCATGCGGTTTATCGGGGTGTCTTTAGGCCCACCGGCAGTATCCCTGTTGATGAATGCCGGTCACTGGACGCTGTTCGGCACGATGGCGGCAGTCGGAGCTGCAGGAGGACTGTTAACCTTATTCGCGATCAAGCCGAGTAAAGGGGAAGGGGAAAAGGGAGAGAAGCTCTCCCGTTACAAGGCCGGTCCTGCCGTTCCGAAGGCCGCCTTCGGGCATAAGGACCGGTCCCCGGTCTAA
- the rpiA gene encoding ribose-5-phosphate isomerase RpiA has protein sequence MNAKQLAAEAAVDYIQDGMKVGLGTGSTAYWAIRKLGERVAEGLKITAVATSRASEQQARELGIPLVSFGEIYRLDVTIDGADELDGELQLIKGGGGALLREKIVAKGSDRMIVIADESKVVQTLGKFPLPVEIVPFAWEWTVADLAKLGCVPELRQGGADLYKSDNGNYIADCRFEIIKSAPELALALQSIPGVVEHGLFIGIADMAIVGKSDGSLQIIHSGTA, from the coding sequence ATGAACGCGAAGCAGTTGGCGGCGGAAGCGGCGGTTGATTATATACAGGACGGTATGAAGGTCGGACTCGGCACTGGGTCTACGGCCTATTGGGCTATCCGCAAGCTGGGTGAACGCGTCGCCGAAGGATTGAAAATAACTGCGGTCGCAACTTCACGCGCTTCGGAGCAGCAGGCAAGGGAGCTTGGCATCCCGCTCGTGTCTTTTGGCGAGATCTACCGCCTGGACGTGACGATCGACGGTGCGGACGAACTGGACGGAGAGCTTCAGCTCATCAAAGGCGGAGGCGGAGCGCTCCTGCGGGAGAAGATTGTGGCAAAAGGCAGCGACCGGATGATTGTAATCGCCGATGAAAGCAAGGTGGTCCAGACGCTCGGCAAATTTCCGCTGCCGGTGGAAATCGTGCCGTTTGCCTGGGAATGGACCGTGGCGGATTTGGCAAAGCTCGGCTGCGTTCCGGAGCTTCGGCAGGGCGGTGCAGACTTGTATAAGAGTGATAATGGAAATTACATAGCGGACTGCCGGTTTGAAATCATTAAATCAGCTCCCGAGCTGGCTCTGGCTCTTCAGTCTATTCCCGGTGTGGTCGAGCATGGCCTGTTCATCGGGATCGCGGATATGGCGATAGTCGGAAAAAGCGACGGAAGTCTGCAAATCATCCATAGCGGAACAGCATAA
- a CDS encoding GNAT family N-acetyltransferase has product MTNSVKETAERKMEVINTEVEYVIVDSGNPDLRRLVARLDEELMERYPKERIYGVDFDHPDVRRITFVIACRQGEAIGCGGIRPLEGAEPSAAELKRFFVDRSCRKLGIAAGMLKYLEDRAREAGFREMRLETGSEQPEAIALYMKHGYRPINRFGIYADDPASLCYGKSLA; this is encoded by the coding sequence ATGACTAATTCCGTTAAAGAGACGGCGGAAAGGAAGATGGAAGTGATTAACACCGAAGTGGAATATGTAATTGTGGACTCCGGTAATCCCGACCTGCGGCGTTTGGTCGCCAGGCTTGACGAGGAGCTTATGGAAAGATATCCGAAGGAGCGGATTTACGGGGTCGATTTCGATCATCCCGATGTCCGCAGAATAACCTTTGTTATCGCGTGCCGCCAGGGTGAAGCGATTGGCTGCGGAGGAATCCGGCCGCTGGAAGGCGCGGAACCGTCAGCGGCCGAGCTGAAGCGGTTCTTCGTGGACCGAAGCTGCCGCAAGCTGGGAATTGCCGCCGGCATGCTGAAATACCTGGAAGACCGGGCGCGTGAGGCTGGCTTCCGCGAAATGCGGCTGGAGACAGGCAGCGAGCAGCCGGAAGCGATAGCGCTATACATGAAGCACGGCTACCGGCCGATTAACCGGTTCGGCATATATGCGGATGATCCGGCTAGTCTCTGCTACGGCAAGAGCCTGGCTTGA
- the helD gene encoding RNA polymerase recycling motor HelD: MSINETEWKEEQNRVDRVTGLLKRHIRALSEELGLHRSDVVELRKDFWEEVTVNFSSPDDLGETSTSLRQQAQVLSERERHHLQSSKALKKYKKLVLSPYFGRIDFADAPEGETERIYLGIGSLMEDDGTFLIYDWRAPISSLYYDGAPGAASFETPSGTVSGEMSLKRQFVIQDGEIEVMFDTGMTIGDELLQQVLSHSADDRMKNIVATIQKEQNAIIRNDRSRMLVVQGAAGSGKTSAALQRVAYLLYKYRDTLQADQVLLFSPNPLFNSYVSTVLPELGEDNMQQTTFQVYLEHRLGQEFQLEDVFTQTETLLNSAEGPETDARRDGIAYKSSVAFLDAIRSYAFRLEREGMLFKPLMFQGRAIVGKDEMERKFYSYDPSIRLANRIDLMTGWLLKKIALFSTEERRAAWVEEQIELLDSAEYHRAYQMMRRKQRGKAETFDDFDLEKEMLARYVVSQRLKPLRGWVKRGRFADAKGLYSRLFQDRELLESLNGGTPLPDTWNTVSRQTMNTLADGNLSYEDATPFLYLKELTQGFHTNTFIRYVFVDEVQDYSPFQLEFMRRMFPRAKMTVLGDLNQAIYAQGEALGELAGLVSIYGEENTEVVSLTQSYRSTYEIVEFTRSMIPGGDRIIPFNRRGEEPLLREVSGREELISRVEEDIRDLHSKGYHYVAVICKTAEESSRIYDVLKDKLPIQLVTKDTPNFQKGTLVLPAYLAKGVEFDAVIICDGSEESYGRESERKLFYTACTRAMHILHIFHLGKPSRFIPVKALKTGIHAQ; this comes from the coding sequence GTCAACTTCAGCAGCCCCGACGATCTTGGAGAGACCTCCACAAGTCTGCGGCAGCAGGCTCAAGTCCTGTCGGAACGCGAACGCCATCATTTGCAATCCAGCAAAGCGCTGAAAAAATATAAAAAGCTTGTCCTGTCTCCTTACTTCGGACGGATCGATTTCGCCGACGCGCCGGAAGGGGAGACGGAACGGATTTATCTGGGCATTGGCTCCCTTATGGAAGACGACGGCACTTTTCTGATTTATGACTGGCGGGCGCCGATTTCAAGTCTGTATTATGACGGCGCGCCGGGAGCGGCATCGTTCGAGACCCCGTCAGGGACTGTAAGCGGAGAAATGAGTCTGAAGCGCCAGTTCGTCATCCAGGACGGAGAGATTGAGGTAATGTTCGATACCGGCATGACGATCGGAGACGAACTGCTTCAGCAGGTGCTGAGCCACAGCGCAGACGACCGGATGAAGAATATTGTGGCCACCATTCAGAAAGAACAGAACGCCATTATCCGCAACGACCGCAGCCGAATGCTTGTGGTCCAGGGGGCTGCCGGGAGCGGCAAGACATCGGCGGCGCTTCAGCGGGTCGCCTATCTGCTGTACAAATACCGCGATACCCTTCAGGCGGATCAAGTGCTGCTGTTCTCGCCCAATCCGCTGTTCAACAGCTATGTGTCCACCGTTCTTCCCGAGCTGGGCGAGGACAATATGCAGCAGACGACGTTCCAGGTGTATCTGGAGCACCGCCTGGGCCAAGAATTTCAGCTGGAGGATGTATTCACCCAGACGGAAACGCTGCTGAACAGCGCGGAAGGCCCCGAGACGGACGCCCGGAGGGACGGAATCGCCTATAAATCCTCGGTTGCGTTTCTTGATGCCATCCGCAGCTATGCGTTCAGGCTGGAGCGCGAAGGGATGCTCTTCAAGCCGCTCATGTTCCAGGGCCGGGCTATCGTAGGCAAAGATGAGATGGAAAGGAAGTTCTACAGCTACGACCCTTCCATCAGGCTGGCGAACCGGATCGACCTTATGACCGGCTGGCTGCTGAAGAAGATCGCCCTGTTCAGCACCGAAGAGCGGCGTGCGGCCTGGGTGGAGGAACAGATCGAGCTGCTGGACTCCGCTGAGTACCACCGTGCGTATCAGATGATGAGGCGCAAGCAGCGGGGCAAGGCGGAGACGTTCGACGATTTTGACTTGGAAAAAGAAATGCTCGCCCGCTACGTGGTCAGCCAGCGTCTCAAGCCGCTGCGGGGTTGGGTTAAGCGCGGCCGTTTTGCCGACGCCAAAGGGCTTTATTCCCGGCTGTTTCAGGACAGGGAACTGCTCGAAAGCCTGAACGGCGGCACTCCGCTTCCGGATACCTGGAATACTGTAAGCAGGCAGACGATGAATACGCTGGCGGATGGCAATCTTTCGTACGAGGATGCCACCCCTTTCCTTTATCTAAAGGAGCTCACCCAGGGCTTCCATACCAATACATTCATACGCTATGTGTTCGTGGATGAGGTACAGGATTACTCGCCGTTCCAGCTCGAATTTATGCGGCGCATGTTCCCAAGAGCCAAAATGACTGTGCTTGGTGATCTCAATCAGGCGATTTATGCCCAGGGAGAGGCGCTCGGCGAGCTGGCGGGACTGGTAAGCATTTACGGGGAGGAAAATACGGAAGTTGTGTCCCTGACGCAAAGCTACCGTTCCACCTATGAAATTGTGGAGTTTACCCGTTCGATGATTCCCGGCGGGGACCGGATTATTCCATTTAACCGCAGAGGGGAAGAGCCTCTGTTAAGGGAAGTATCAGGCCGCGAAGAGCTGATCTCCCGGGTGGAAGAGGATATTCGGGATCTGCACTCCAAAGGCTATCATTACGTTGCAGTGATCTGCAAGACGGCTGAGGAAAGCTCCCGGATATATGACGTCCTTAAAGATAAGCTGCCGATACAGCTCGTGACAAAGGATACGCCGAATTTTCAAAAAGGAACGCTGGTTCTGCCTGCTTATTTGGCAAAAGGCGTTGAGTTCGACGCGGTAATCATCTGCGACGGCTCCGAGGAAAGCTATGGCAGAGAGAGCGAGCGGAAGCTGTTCTACACGGCCTGTACGCGGGCGATGCATATCCTGCATATTTTTCACCTCGGGAAACCGAGCCGGTTCATACCCGTCAAAGCGCTGAAGACCGGTATTCATGCTCAATAG
- the fsa gene encoding fructose-6-phosphate aldolase, whose product MKFFLDTGNIDEIKRITRLGLVDGVTTNPSLIAKEGRLFKDVIKEIVEIVPGPVSAEVIGLKAAEMLEEAYEIAEWGSNVVIKLPMTEDGLEACYELTKKGIKTNVTLIFSAAQGLMAAKAGATFISPFVGRLDDIGVDGMKLIKDLKTILSNYGLSSEIIAASIRNIAHVEQAALAGAHIATIPGSLLPSLWKHPLTDNGIERFLKDWEKVPQVAKPQ is encoded by the coding sequence ATGAAATTTTTCTTGGACACCGGAAATATTGATGAAATAAAGCGGATTACACGCCTTGGCTTGGTGGACGGCGTTACGACAAATCCATCGCTCATCGCCAAGGAAGGCAGACTGTTTAAAGACGTTATCAAAGAAATTGTTGAAATCGTTCCCGGACCTGTCAGCGCCGAGGTTATCGGTCTGAAAGCGGCGGAAATGCTTGAAGAAGCTTACGAAATCGCCGAATGGGGCTCCAATGTCGTGATCAAGCTGCCGATGACGGAAGATGGTCTGGAAGCCTGCTATGAGCTCACGAAGAAGGGCATCAAAACGAACGTGACTCTGATCTTCTCCGCCGCCCAGGGTCTTATGGCCGCCAAGGCGGGCGCTACCTTTATCAGCCCGTTCGTCGGCCGTCTGGACGACATCGGCGTGGATGGCATGAAGCTGATTAAAGACCTGAAGACCATCCTTTCCAATTATGGTCTTTCCTCTGAAATCATTGCCGCCAGCATCAGAAATATCGCTCACGTTGAGCAGGCAGCTCTCGCCGGAGCGCACATCGCCACGATTCCGGGTTCGCTGCTGCCTTCTCTGTGGAAGCATCCGCTGACCGACAATGGCATCGAGCGTTTCCTGAAAGACTGGGAAAAGGTTCCCCAGGTTGCCAAGCCGCAATAA